In Bacillus cereus ATCC 14579, a single window of DNA contains:
- a CDS encoding GNAT family N-acetyltransferase produces the protein MIREATKRDLAFILDIYNDAILYTTAVYAYKPVTLENRIDWYEQKKAEGYPIFVYELDNKVVGFATFGPFRAWPAYKYSVEHSVYVDKAYRKNGIGSALMKELIKIAKEREYMTLIAGIDAENEKSIALHQNYGFIHAGTIKKAGYKFNKWLDLAFYQLELNGPENPIEE, from the coding sequence ATGATAAGGGAAGCAACGAAAAGAGATTTAGCATTCATTTTAGATATTTATAACGATGCGATACTTTATACAACAGCTGTATATGCGTATAAACCTGTAACCCTTGAAAATAGAATAGATTGGTATGAACAAAAAAAGGCTGAAGGGTATCCAATTTTCGTATATGAATTAGATAATAAAGTAGTAGGATTTGCGACATTCGGCCCATTTAGAGCGTGGCCTGCTTATAAATATTCAGTTGAACATTCTGTGTATGTAGATAAGGCATATAGAAAAAATGGCATTGGGTCTGCATTAATGAAAGAATTAATCAAAATTGCAAAGGAAAGAGAGTATATGACCTTAATTGCTGGAATTGATGCAGAGAATGAGAAAAGTATTGCCTTGCATCAAAACTATGGATTTATTCATGCAGGAACAATAAAAAAAGCTGGTTATAAGTTTAATAAATGGCTAGATTTAGCTTTTTATCAGCTGGAACTTAACGGTCCTGAAAATCCTATAGAAGAATAA
- a CDS encoding HAAS signaling domain-containing protein, translating into MSLIDMYVHEVAKRLPEQNREDITLELRSTIEDMLPDDYNEEDVKSILEKLGSPVSLANGYLDRPMHLIGPRYFDVYTTLLKMIIPIAAVIGLISMVAENFIGYNGDQAVLNVILQLIGKGIGEIFEVGLHVFFWLTLVFAILERTDKEKDPHPLTTSLKKWTPDDLKNVSYIPKKKAISKFEIFGGLMWTAIWATLYFYANHLVGVYHGIENGLKFVAPTFNQDVLLQYWPLILVMIVFEVAISLYKLVQGQWTKRLAIGNAILQVVGTIIFIVIVVNPHLLNAGFITYLANAFTISPEEFKTWLIGGGIFFYMLSAAINILDGFRKASIRM; encoded by the coding sequence ATGAGTTTGATTGATATGTATGTCCATGAAGTTGCGAAGAGATTGCCTGAACAAAATCGTGAAGATATTACACTTGAACTACGGTCAACAATAGAGGATATGTTACCAGACGATTATAATGAGGAAGATGTGAAGAGTATACTCGAAAAATTGGGAAGTCCAGTTTCATTGGCTAATGGGTACTTGGATAGACCAATGCATTTAATTGGACCACGTTATTTTGATGTATATACGACGCTATTAAAAATGATTATACCAATTGCAGCTGTTATTGGGCTCATTTCAATGGTTGCAGAAAATTTTATAGGCTATAATGGTGATCAAGCGGTATTAAATGTTATTTTACAATTGATAGGTAAAGGTATAGGGGAAATTTTTGAAGTGGGTCTCCATGTATTTTTCTGGTTAACACTTGTATTTGCTATTTTAGAAAGAACTGATAAAGAAAAGGATCCACACCCATTAACAACAAGCTTAAAAAAATGGACACCAGATGACTTGAAAAATGTTTCGTATATCCCGAAGAAAAAGGCGATTTCAAAGTTTGAAATTTTTGGAGGTTTAATGTGGACAGCAATATGGGCTACACTTTACTTTTATGCGAATCATCTTGTAGGCGTATATCATGGTATAGAAAACGGATTGAAGTTTGTCGCGCCAACGTTTAATCAAGATGTTTTGCTTCAATACTGGCCCCTAATTTTGGTTATGATCGTTTTCGAAGTAGCTATATCACTTTATAAGTTAGTACAGGGACAATGGACGAAAAGGTTGGCAATTGGAAATGCTATTCTTCAAGTAGTCGGAACAATCATATTCATTGTAATTGTAGTAAATCCACATTTATTAAACGCAGGATTTATTACGTATTTGGCAAATGCATTTACTATTTCCCCAGAGGAGTTTAAAACGTGGCTCATTGGGGGAGGAATTTTCTTCTACATGTTATCTGCTGCAATAAATATACTTGATGGTTTCCGAAAAGCTAGTATTCGTATGTAG
- a CDS encoding PadR family transcriptional regulator, which produces MDTLLNSLITELRRGTLTLAVLSQLRTPQYGYSLVQLLEQSGVTIDQSTLYPLLRRLEKQELVTSSWDKTESRPRKYYVLSEYGLEIFLQLKKQWVKDSKELYNLLKEEDENEFD; this is translated from the coding sequence ATGGATACTTTATTAAACTCGTTAATTACTGAGTTAAGAAGAGGGACATTAACGTTAGCTGTTTTAAGTCAATTAAGAACGCCGCAGTACGGATATTCACTTGTCCAGTTATTGGAGCAATCAGGGGTTACGATTGATCAAAGTACTTTATATCCACTACTTCGCCGATTAGAAAAGCAGGAGTTAGTGACGAGTAGTTGGGATAAAACAGAGAGTAGACCTCGTAAGTATTATGTTTTAAGTGAATATGGATTAGAGATATTTTTACAATTGAAAAAGCAGTGGGTAAAGGATTCGAAAGAACTTTATAACTTATTAAAGGAGGAGGACGAAAATGAGTTTGATTGA